In Janthinobacterium sp. 67, a genomic segment contains:
- a CDS encoding acyl-CoA thioesterase: MNWSAHELTMTVLMTPDMANFSGNVHGGTILKYLDSVAYACASRYSGSYVVTLSVDQVMFLQPIHVGELVTFLASINYTGTTSMEVGIRVVTENIQQRLVRHANSCYFTMVAVDANRKPVAVPPLALETPEQHARFEQAKLRKLSRQKVSKK; this comes from the coding sequence ATGAACTGGTCGGCCCACGAACTGACGATGACGGTCCTGATGACGCCCGATATGGCCAACTTTTCCGGCAACGTGCACGGCGGCACCATCCTGAAATACCTCGACAGCGTCGCCTACGCCTGCGCCAGCCGCTATTCGGGCAGCTACGTGGTGACCTTGTCCGTGGACCAGGTGATGTTCCTGCAGCCTATCCACGTGGGCGAGCTGGTGACCTTCCTTGCCTCGATCAATTACACGGGCACGACCTCGATGGAAGTGGGTATCCGCGTGGTGACGGAAAACATCCAGCAGCGCCTGGTGCGCCACGCCAACAGCTGCTATTTCACGATGGTGGCCGTCGATGCCAACCGCAAGCCGGTGGCCGTGCCGCCTTTGGCGCTCGAGACGCCGGAACAGCACGCGCGCTTCGAGCAGGCCAAGCTGCGCAAGCTGTCGCGCCAGAAAGTGTCGAAGAAATAA
- a CDS encoding glycosyltransferase — translation MARKKILFMAEAVTLAHVGRPLSLAQELDEEEYEVHFACADGYDFCFKQVPFRRWRIDSISSLQFLQALAHGKPVYTESTLHAYVEDDLRLLNAVQPDLVIGDFRLSLSVSARLQRIPYITVSNAYWSPWVRQHYTVPSLPLTGMLPIWLADPLFRLIRPLAFASHAVPLNRVRRRHGLPSLGSDLRRIYTDADRTLYADIPQLFPPHGMPPTHDYLGPIIWAPPLDLPDWWQRPELSSGRPIIYVTLGSSGQGQLLPRVLRALAPLPVTVMAATAGTIRVDAVPPNAYVAPFLPGDAAARRASLVICNGGSPTSQQALTAGVPVIGIAGNLDQFLNMHGIVGAGAGLLLRADRFQETALRHAATRMLDDGRARLAARQLATTMRDYVPGQRLLPHMHALLGSLPQGAQP, via the coding sequence ATGGCGCGCAAGAAAATCCTCTTTATGGCCGAGGCAGTGACCCTGGCCCATGTCGGCCGTCCCCTGAGCCTGGCCCAGGAGCTGGACGAGGAAGAGTACGAAGTCCATTTTGCCTGTGCCGATGGCTATGACTTTTGTTTCAAGCAAGTCCCCTTTCGGCGCTGGCGTATCGACAGTATTTCATCGCTGCAATTTCTGCAGGCGCTGGCGCACGGCAAGCCCGTCTATACGGAAAGCACCTTGCACGCGTATGTGGAAGACGACCTGCGCCTGCTCAATGCCGTCCAGCCCGACCTCGTGATCGGCGACTTTCGCCTGTCGCTGTCGGTCAGCGCGCGCCTGCAGCGCATTCCCTACATTACCGTCAGCAATGCCTACTGGAGTCCCTGGGTGCGCCAGCACTATACGGTGCCCAGCCTGCCCCTGACGGGCATGCTGCCCATCTGGCTGGCCGATCCCCTGTTCCGCCTGATCCGCCCGCTGGCCTTCGCCTCGCACGCCGTGCCCCTGAACCGCGTGCGCCGCCGGCATGGCCTGCCATCGCTGGGCAGCGACCTGCGGCGCATCTATACGGATGCCGACCGCACCTTGTACGCGGATATTCCGCAGCTGTTCCCGCCGCACGGCATGCCGCCCACGCACGACTACCTGGGCCCCATCATCTGGGCGCCGCCGCTCGACTTGCCGGACTGGTGGCAGCGCCCGGAACTGAGCAGCGGGCGGCCCATCATCTATGTCACCCTGGGCAGTTCCGGCCAGGGGCAATTGCTGCCGCGCGTGCTGCGCGCGCTGGCGCCCCTGCCCGTCACCGTGATGGCGGCCACGGCCGGCACCATCCGCGTCGATGCCGTGCCGCCGAATGCCTATGTCGCGCCTTTTTTGCCGGGCGACGCGGCCGCCCGGCGCGCCAGCCTGGTGATCTGCAACGGCGGCAGCCCCACCAGCCAGCAGGCGCTGACGGCAGGCGTGCCCGTCATCGGCATCGCCGGCAACCTCGACCAATTCCTCAACATGCACGGCATCGTGGGCGCCGGTGCCGGCCTGCTGCTGCGCGCCGACCGCTTCCAGGAAACGGCCTTGCGCCATGCCGCCACGCGCATGCTCGACGATGGACGGGCCAGGCTGGCGGCACGTCAGCTGGCCACGACCATGCGCGACTATGTGCCCGGGCAACGCTTGCTGCCCCATATGCACGCCCTGCTGGGCTCGTTGCCACAAGGCGCCCAGCCTTGA
- a CDS encoding EDSAP-1 family PEP-CTERM protein — protein sequence MKLSKLKLLPAAAALALLCAAGSAQAGAYGYSYNNIFGLVIAVPTGQITVANSTTISRSTATLNGVSVINGGAGSLDAPRANVGPVTKGENDFTQQGPTGTFSRGDAQIVSTQFPSFPPGSTSTQAVNVAEAHLDGPAGTADASGRNGSTTGFSVDFVVGSPTATLSFDFLASPFMQVFLQSTVGQLSTATANLVVTFTITDAAGATVFNWTPDGVIGSGIFGGTEAADGANLNTSLATNFLTRGNLFTYDPSGCGTPTGTGVGTVCGSNFSSVSNALTAGNYTLTLNAVESVDLVKQAATPEPGTLALLGLGLAGLGYARRRKLAV from the coding sequence ATGAAACTCTCGAAACTGAAACTGCTCCCGGCCGCAGCGGCACTGGCCCTGCTGTGCGCCGCCGGTAGCGCACAGGCGGGCGCCTACGGCTATTCGTACAACAACATCTTCGGCCTGGTGATCGCCGTGCCGACGGGCCAGATCACGGTCGCCAACAGCACCACCATCTCGCGCAGCACGGCTACCCTCAATGGCGTGAGCGTCATCAATGGCGGCGCCGGCTCGCTCGATGCCCCACGCGCCAACGTCGGCCCCGTCACCAAGGGCGAAAACGACTTCACGCAGCAAGGCCCCACCGGCACCTTTTCGCGCGGCGATGCGCAGATCGTCAGCACGCAATTCCCTTCGTTCCCGCCGGGTTCCACTTCCACGCAAGCGGTCAACGTGGCCGAAGCCCACCTTGACGGACCGGCCGGCACGGCCGATGCGTCCGGGCGCAACGGCTCGACCACGGGGTTCTCCGTCGATTTCGTCGTCGGCTCGCCCACGGCAACGCTGAGCTTCGACTTCCTGGCCTCGCCCTTCATGCAAGTCTTCCTGCAAAGCACGGTCGGGCAGCTGTCCACGGCCACGGCCAACTTGGTCGTCACCTTCACCATCACGGACGCGGCCGGCGCGACGGTGTTCAACTGGACGCCCGATGGCGTGATCGGCTCGGGCATCTTCGGCGGCACCGAGGCGGCCGATGGCGCCAACCTGAACACCAGCCTGGCGACCAATTTCCTCACGCGCGGTAACCTGTTCACCTACGACCCATCCGGTTGCGGCACGCCCACGGGCACCGGTGTCGGCACAGTGTGCGGCAGCAACTTCAGCTCCGTCAGCAATGCTTTAACGGCTGGCAACTACACATTGACCTTGAATGCGGTGGAAAGCGTGGACCTGGTGAAACAGGCCGCGACGCCCGAACCGGGCACCCTGGCCTTGCTTGGTCTGGGTCTGGCGGGCCTGGGCTATGCCCGCCGTCGCAAGCTTGCCGTCTGA
- a CDS encoding EDSAP-1 family PEP-CTERM protein produces the protein MTTFSCIRLPTALLALLFLASSGTASAAAYGYSYTSVFGLVISNPTGSTTLLSNIDLSRTTATLNGSSIINGGSNEIDAPQATRGAVTKGQNDFTRQGMGNAAYARGEAQIISSQIPPFPPGSTSTHTVNAAETFLTGGGSADASGRNGSSTALAINFVVGQPGATLAFDFQALPFMQLYLDALAGTGSAATANMAMTFTIIDGNGQIVFNWAPDGSLGSGILGGTELADAANLNAGYAQTPLTGGSVFTYDPSGCGAPTGTGAGKTCGGQYGAVTDKLVAGSYTLVLNMLNSSELAYVPGVTPVSLPGTLPLLAAGLAALACLAPRRRR, from the coding sequence ATGACTACATTTTCTTGCATCCGTTTACCAACGGCCCTGCTGGCCTTGCTGTTCCTGGCCAGCAGCGGCACCGCCAGCGCCGCTGCGTATGGCTATTCCTACACCAGCGTCTTTGGCCTGGTCATCAGCAATCCCACCGGCTCCACTACCTTGCTCAGCAACATCGACCTGTCGCGCACCACCGCCACGCTGAACGGCAGCAGCATCATCAATGGCGGCAGCAATGAGATCGACGCGCCGCAAGCGACACGCGGCGCCGTCACCAAGGGGCAAAACGATTTTACCCGGCAAGGCATGGGCAACGCCGCCTATGCGCGCGGCGAGGCGCAAATCATCAGCTCGCAGATTCCCCCGTTTCCGCCGGGCTCGACCAGTACGCATACGGTGAATGCGGCGGAAACCTTTCTCACGGGCGGCGGCAGCGCCGACGCCTCGGGCCGCAATGGTTCCAGCACGGCCCTGGCCATCAATTTCGTCGTCGGCCAGCCGGGTGCCACCCTGGCCTTCGACTTCCAGGCCCTGCCCTTCATGCAGCTGTACCTGGATGCCCTGGCTGGCACGGGCTCGGCGGCCACGGCGAATATGGCGATGACGTTTACCATCATCGATGGCAATGGCCAGATCGTTTTCAACTGGGCGCCCGACGGCAGCCTGGGCTCCGGTATCCTGGGCGGCACCGAACTGGCCGACGCCGCCAACCTCAATGCGGGCTACGCGCAAACGCCGCTCACCGGCGGCAGCGTATTCACCTACGACCCCAGCGGCTGCGGCGCGCCCACGGGCACGGGCGCCGGCAAGACGTGCGGCGGGCAATATGGCGCCGTCACGGATAAGCTGGTGGCAGGCAGCTATACCCTCGTGCTGAACATGCTGAACAGTTCCGAGCTGGCCTACGTACCTGGCGTTACGCCCGTGTCGCTGCCGGGCACCTTGCCGCTGCTGGCGGCGGGCCTGGCGGCGCTCGCTTGCCTGGCGCCACGGCGGCGCCGCTGA
- a CDS encoding nitroreductase family protein, with protein MGQALLNDPVLENILDQARWAPSGDNTQPWRFEVVDARHVVVHGFDTRSHCVYDLDGHPSQLSLGALLESMALAASCHGLRMEARRRLSMPDTLPTFDVRLVDSPGMLPDPLAAFLPQRSVQRRRLSTRSLRASEKAALAASLPPGYSVQWFEGGRARLACARLMFDNAKLRLTMPEAHKVHRDVIEWGARYSSDRIPEQALGVDAMTARLMRWVMHSWRRVDFFNTWLGGTIAPRLQMDLLPGLYCAAHFALLADAPPRHVDDYVAAGRAMQRFWLTATQLGLQLQPELTPLIFARYVRERRTFSRTDGMQEMAQELVVQCQGVLGAAAVERAVFLGRIGAGPAAGARSLRRPLQELLVAPTAGP; from the coding sequence ATGGGGCAAGCACTGCTGAACGATCCCGTGCTGGAAAACATCCTCGACCAGGCGCGCTGGGCGCCCAGCGGCGACAACACGCAGCCGTGGCGCTTTGAAGTCGTCGACGCGCGGCACGTGGTCGTGCATGGCTTCGATACGCGCAGCCATTGCGTGTACGACCTCGACGGCCATCCCAGCCAGCTATCGCTGGGCGCCTTGCTTGAAAGCATGGCGCTGGCGGCCAGTTGCCACGGCTTGCGCATGGAGGCGCGCCGGCGCCTGTCCATGCCCGATACCTTGCCCACCTTCGACGTGCGTTTGGTCGACAGCCCCGGCATGCTGCCCGATCCGCTGGCGGCCTTCTTGCCGCAGCGCAGCGTGCAGCGGCGCCGGCTCAGCACGCGCAGCCTGCGCGCCAGTGAAAAGGCGGCGCTGGCGGCCAGCTTGCCACCGGGCTACTCAGTGCAGTGGTTCGAAGGCGGGCGCGCGCGCCTGGCCTGTGCCCGCCTGATGTTCGACAATGCGAAGCTGCGCCTGACCATGCCCGAAGCGCACAAGGTGCACCGCGACGTGATCGAATGGGGCGCGCGCTACAGCAGCGACCGCATCCCGGAGCAGGCGCTCGGTGTCGATGCGATGACGGCGCGGCTGATGCGCTGGGTCATGCACAGCTGGCGCCGCGTGGATTTTTTCAATACCTGGCTGGGCGGCACCATCGCCCCGCGGCTGCAGATGGACTTGCTGCCGGGCCTGTATTGCGCCGCGCATTTCGCGCTGCTGGCCGATGCGCCGCCGCGCCATGTCGACGATTATGTGGCGGCCGGCCGCGCCATGCAGCGATTCTGGCTGACGGCCACGCAGCTGGGGCTGCAATTGCAGCCGGAACTGACGCCGCTGATCTTTGCCCGCTACGTGCGCGAACGGCGCACTTTTTCGCGCACCGATGGCATGCAGGAAATGGCGCAGGAACTGGTGGTGCAATGCCAGGGCGTGCTGGGGGCGGCGGCGGTCGAGCGGGCCGTGTTCCTCGGGCGCATCGGTGCGGGGCCGGCGGCCGGCGCGCGCTCCTTGCGCCGTCCGCTGCAAGAGTTGCTGGTGGCGCCCACTGCTGGGCCATAA
- a CDS encoding ThiF family adenylyltransferase: MTDGFSYHAAFARNLGWVTQAEQNSLRGKRVAIAGMGGVGGVHLLTLARLGIGAFHIADFDTFDIANFNRQAGAMVSTLGQPKVAVLAQMARDINPELDIKQFPDGIHDSNLAEFFAGVDLYVDGLDFFAFPARQATFAACARLGIPAITAAPLGMGTAVLSFMPGGMTFEEYFGWGDLPEEEKALRFLVGLAPAGLHARYLVDPSAINLKERRGPSTIMGCQLCAGAAATEALKILLKRGKVMAAPHGVHFDAYRNKLVHTWRPGGNRHPLQRLTMAIIKRRRAAQGA; this comes from the coding sequence ATGACAGATGGTTTTTCCTATCACGCGGCATTTGCCCGCAACCTGGGCTGGGTCACGCAGGCGGAGCAAAACAGCTTGCGCGGCAAGCGCGTGGCCATCGCCGGCATGGGCGGCGTCGGCGGCGTGCACTTGCTGACCCTGGCGCGGCTGGGCATCGGCGCTTTCCACATCGCCGATTTCGACACCTTCGATATCGCCAACTTCAATCGTCAGGCCGGCGCCATGGTCTCCACCCTGGGCCAGCCCAAGGTGGCCGTGCTGGCGCAGATGGCGCGCGACATCAATCCCGAACTCGACATCAAGCAGTTTCCCGACGGCATACACGACAGCAACCTGGCCGAGTTCTTTGCCGGTGTCGACCTGTACGTGGACGGCCTGGATTTCTTCGCCTTTCCGGCCCGTCAGGCCACCTTCGCTGCCTGCGCCCGCCTGGGCATTCCCGCCATCACGGCCGCGCCGCTGGGCATGGGCACGGCCGTGCTCAGCTTCATGCCGGGCGGCATGACGTTCGAAGAGTATTTCGGCTGGGGCGACTTGCCCGAGGAAGAGAAGGCCTTGCGCTTTCTCGTCGGGCTGGCGCCGGCCGGCTTGCATGCTCGCTACCTGGTCGACCCGTCGGCCATCAATCTGAAGGAGCGGCGCGGGCCGTCGACCATCATGGGGTGCCAGCTGTGCGCGGGCGCGGCCGCCACGGAAGCCCTGAAAATTTTGTTAAAACGCGGCAAGGTGATGGCGGCGCCGCACGGCGTGCATTTCGACGCCTACCGCAACAAGCTCGTGCATACATGGCGTCCCGGCGGCAACCGTCATCCGCTGCAGCGCCTGACGATGGCCATCATCAAGCGGCGACGCGCCGCGCAGGGGGCATAA
- a CDS encoding methyl-accepting chemotaxis protein yields the protein MTLRSRILLLCFSTLLGIVLIASFSLYSLRQTMMAERVEQLTVLVELANASVEKAYALEQSGKLTREQAQQQAKLAIGSFAKDEMYYFVRDFSTDLLYVHPNASRIGVPQKNMKQSGDRYRAALATSRIGLVQADGTRPGLPDPVAKMYAVVKFAPWDWLIGTGTYIDDINHKFWAQAGVLLAIGGALMLVVGALAALMLRRILGQLGGEPDYAAAIVAQIAQGDLTTHIDTRPGDTSSLLMAIKAMRDNLAHLVSQVRTDAESISTASGEIASGNHDLSARTEQQAGSLEETASTMEEMTSTVRQNADNARQANQLAISASQVATQAGGVVSQVVDTMGAINASSKKIGDIIAVIDGIAFQTNILALNAAVEAARAGEQGRGFAVVASEVRNLAQRSAAAAKEIKQLIDSSAEQVGAGEKLVALAGETMEKVVSSVQHVTDIVAEISSASAEQSAGIEQINQAIVEMDNMTQQNSALVEQASAAAQAMNEQAAGLAQIVSVFKVGAVAGAPRPAPAAQRRLAR from the coding sequence ATGACACTCCGTTCGCGCATTCTCCTCCTGTGCTTCAGCACCTTGCTGGGCATCGTCCTCATCGCTTCATTCTCCCTGTATTCCTTGCGCCAGACCATGATGGCGGAAAGGGTCGAGCAATTGACGGTGCTGGTGGAACTGGCCAACGCCTCGGTGGAAAAGGCGTACGCGCTGGAACAGTCGGGCAAGCTCACGCGTGAGCAGGCGCAGCAGCAGGCCAAGCTGGCCATCGGCAGCTTCGCCAAGGACGAGATGTATTATTTCGTGCGCGATTTCAGCACGGACTTGCTGTACGTGCACCCGAATGCGTCGCGCATCGGCGTGCCGCAAAAGAACATGAAGCAGTCGGGCGACCGCTACCGCGCGGCCCTGGCCACCAGCCGCATCGGCCTCGTGCAGGCGGACGGCACGCGGCCCGGCTTGCCTGATCCGGTGGCGAAGATGTATGCCGTGGTGAAATTTGCACCGTGGGACTGGCTGATCGGCACGGGCACCTATATCGATGACATCAACCACAAGTTCTGGGCCCAGGCGGGCGTGCTGCTGGCCATCGGCGGCGCGCTGATGCTGGTGGTGGGCGCCCTGGCGGCCCTGATGCTGCGCCGCATCCTGGGCCAGCTCGGTGGCGAACCCGACTATGCGGCGGCCATCGTGGCGCAAATCGCCCAGGGCGATCTGACGACGCACATCGATACGCGCCCCGGCGATACGTCGAGTTTGCTGATGGCCATCAAGGCCATGCGCGATAACCTGGCCCATCTGGTGAGCCAGGTGCGCACCGATGCGGAATCGATTTCCACGGCGTCGGGCGAGATCGCCTCGGGCAACCACGACCTGTCGGCGCGCACGGAGCAGCAGGCGGGATCGCTGGAAGAAACGGCGTCGACCATGGAAGAGATGACCTCGACCGTGCGCCAGAATGCGGACAATGCGCGCCAGGCCAACCAGCTGGCCATTTCCGCCTCGCAAGTGGCGACGCAGGCGGGCGGCGTGGTAAGCCAGGTGGTCGACACCATGGGCGCCATCAATGCTTCGTCGAAAAAGATCGGCGACATCATCGCCGTCATCGACGGCATCGCCTTCCAGACGAATATCCTGGCCCTGAATGCGGCCGTGGAAGCGGCGCGCGCAGGCGAGCAGGGCCGTGGCTTCGCCGTCGTGGCCAGCGAGGTGCGCAACCTGGCCCAGCGTTCGGCCGCGGCCGCCAAGGAGATCAAGCAATTGATCGACAGTTCCGCAGAGCAAGTGGGCGCCGGTGAAAAACTGGTGGCGCTGGCGGGCGAAACGATGGAAAAAGTCGTTTCCAGCGTGCAGCACGTGACCGATATCGTGGCCGAGATTTCGTCTGCCAGCGCCGAGCAAAGCGCCGGCATCGAACAGATCAACCAGGCCATCGTCGAGATGGACAACATGACGCAGCAAAACTCGGCCCTCGTCGAGCAGGCCTCGGCGGCGGCGCAAGCGATGAACGAGCAGGCGGCGGGCCTGGCGCAGATCGTCAGCGTGTTCAAGGTGGGTGCGGTGGCAGGGGCGCCGCGCCCGGCGCCGGCGGCCCAGCGCCGCTTGGCCCGCTAA
- a CDS encoding M16 family metallopeptidase, with product MKLSKLRLVSGAVLLACACMAQAEIRLSDPLPLAPEVTVGKLPNGLTYYIKKNARPAQKVELRLVVKAGSILEDDDQQGLAHFTEHMAFNGSTHFKRNELISYLQSIGVKFGADLNAYTSFDETVYVLPIPTNKKENLEKGFLVLEDWAHGLKFNPADINSERGIVLEEARLGKGASDRMNKVLYPKLLNGSRYAERMPIGKESVLKTFKPEAIKRFYKDWYRPDLMAVMVVGDVEPRQAEAMIRQHFGKLKNPAKPRPRLYAEVPQRSQTEALVITDKEAPDDSVFIRYPIRAAQEPVTIADYRRQMIENLYGHMLSARMQELTQQANPPFIQGGSSMGKLVRGYESFSAYALLGKGGVQPAVDALVQEDERARRFGFSQDELDRARKDMLRNYERAYSERDKSDSSGFVAEYSRNFLEQEAIPGIANELLYAQELLPQVTLQEINETVAKVIPDQQKKLVVFMGAEPKAGGAASTVPTQQQLLDAVAKAEQQKVEPRTEKVLASKLMDGPPAGGSIVSEKLNSAVGVTELILGNGVRVLLKPTDFKNDQVLMGSTRFGGQSLFGDADIYNARYASAVVGSMGLRDLAPLDLQKVLAGKTVNVGASLGELSEGFGGSASSADVEAMLQLVYLYFNDVRKDAGLYQSFIGKQQDLAKNSMAQPEAVFYDAIQHAMFGDNPRVDGVPRAADFDKVGLDRSLEIFRQRFSSARDMTFIFTGSFDLGKIKPLIANYLGTLPVGEVAHAYRDVGMRPVSGIVKKDIYMGSEPKSTISITFNGDVAYSDEQKLTLQALGEVLNLKVIEVLREKMSMIYGGGFETSMGQHPYGHYSVALNLPTGPENVDKVIAAAFAEINKMKTDGPSAADLEKVKLNWITRQQKSLRENNYWMNQLMGSVTQGRDPAHILRYEQRVRAITPQAVKLAAQRYLDMHNYVQVVLYPERKNIAAK from the coding sequence ATGAAGCTGAGTAAATTACGCCTGGTCTCGGGCGCCGTCTTGCTGGCGTGCGCCTGCATGGCGCAAGCAGAAATCCGTTTGAGCGATCCCTTGCCGCTGGCACCAGAAGTAACCGTTGGAAAACTGCCGAACGGCTTGACCTATTACATCAAGAAAAATGCCCGTCCCGCGCAGAAAGTGGAATTGCGCCTGGTGGTGAAAGCCGGTTCCATCCTGGAAGATGACGATCAGCAAGGCCTGGCCCACTTCACGGAACACATGGCTTTCAATGGTTCCACGCATTTCAAGCGCAATGAACTGATTTCGTATCTGCAATCGATCGGCGTGAAGTTCGGCGCCGACTTGAACGCCTACACGAGCTTTGATGAAACCGTGTACGTGCTGCCGATTCCCACGAACAAGAAGGAAAACCTGGAAAAGGGTTTTCTCGTACTGGAAGACTGGGCGCATGGCTTGAAATTCAACCCGGCCGACATCAACAGCGAGCGCGGCATCGTGCTGGAAGAGGCGCGCCTGGGCAAGGGCGCCAGCGACCGCATGAACAAGGTCTTGTATCCGAAGCTGCTGAACGGTTCGCGCTACGCGGAACGCATGCCGATCGGCAAGGAATCCGTGCTGAAAACGTTCAAGCCGGAAGCCATCAAGCGTTTTTACAAGGATTGGTACCGTCCCGACCTGATGGCCGTGATGGTGGTTGGCGACGTGGAGCCCAGACAGGCGGAAGCGATGATACGCCAGCATTTCGGCAAGCTGAAAAATCCCGCGAAGCCGCGTCCGCGCCTGTATGCGGAAGTGCCGCAGCGCTCGCAAACGGAAGCGCTGGTGATCACGGACAAGGAAGCGCCCGATGACAGTGTCTTCATCCGCTACCCGATCCGCGCCGCGCAGGAGCCCGTCACCATTGCCGACTACCGCCGCCAGATGATCGAAAACCTGTACGGGCACATGCTCAGCGCGCGCATGCAGGAATTGACGCAGCAAGCCAATCCCCCGTTCATCCAGGGCGGCAGCAGCATGGGCAAGCTGGTGCGCGGCTATGAATCGTTCAGCGCGTATGCCTTGCTGGGCAAGGGCGGCGTGCAGCCGGCCGTCGATGCGCTGGTGCAGGAAGACGAGCGGGCGCGCCGCTTCGGTTTCAGCCAGGATGAGCTGGACCGCGCGCGCAAGGACATGCTGCGCAATTACGAGCGCGCATACAGCGAGCGCGACAAGTCCGATTCCTCCGGCTTCGTGGCCGAGTATTCGCGCAACTTCCTGGAGCAGGAAGCCATCCCCGGCATCGCCAATGAATTGTTGTACGCGCAGGAACTCTTGCCGCAGGTAACTCTGCAGGAAATCAACGAGACCGTGGCCAAGGTGATTCCTGACCAGCAAAAGAAACTGGTGGTCTTCATGGGCGCCGAGCCGAAAGCGGGCGGTGCGGCTTCGACTGTGCCGACGCAGCAGCAATTGCTCGACGCGGTGGCAAAAGCCGAGCAGCAAAAGGTCGAGCCGCGCACGGAAAAAGTCCTCGCCAGCAAGCTGATGGACGGGCCGCCTGCCGGCGGCAGCATCGTCTCGGAAAAATTGAACAGCGCCGTCGGCGTGACGGAACTGATCTTGGGCAATGGCGTGCGCGTGTTGCTGAAACCCACGGACTTCAAGAATGACCAGGTGCTGATGGGCTCGACCCGCTTTGGCGGCCAGTCGCTGTTCGGCGACGCCGACATCTACAACGCCCGCTACGCGAGCGCCGTGGTCGGCAGCATGGGCTTGCGGGACCTGGCGCCGCTGGACTTGCAAAAAGTGTTGGCCGGCAAGACGGTCAACGTGGGCGCTTCGCTGGGCGAACTGAGCGAAGGCTTTGGCGGCTCGGCCAGCAGCGCCGACGTGGAAGCCATGCTGCAACTGGTGTACCTGTATTTCAATGACGTGCGCAAGGATGCGGGCCTGTACCAATCCTTCATCGGCAAGCAGCAGGACCTGGCGAAAAACAGCATGGCGCAGCCGGAAGCCGTGTTTTACGATGCCATCCAGCACGCCATGTTTGGCGACAACCCGCGCGTCGACGGCGTGCCGCGCGCGGCCGACTTCGACAAGGTGGGCCTGGACCGCTCGCTGGAAATCTTCCGCCAGCGCTTTTCCAGCGCGCGCGACATGACCTTCATCTTCACGGGCAGTTTTGATCTCGGCAAGATCAAGCCGCTGATCGCCAACTACCTGGGCACCTTGCCCGTGGGCGAGGTGGCGCACGCCTACCGCGACGTGGGCATGCGTCCGGTAAGCGGCATCGTCAAGAAAGATATCTACATGGGCAGCGAGCCCAAAAGCACGATTTCCATCACCTTCAATGGCGACGTGGCGTATTCGGACGAGCAAAAGCTGACCCTGCAGGCGCTGGGCGAGGTGCTGAACCTGAAAGTCATCGAAGTGCTGCGTGAAAAGATGAGCATGATCTACGGCGGCGGCTTCGAAACCTCGATGGGCCAGCATCCGTACGGCCATTATTCGGTGGCCTTGAATTTGCCGACGGGACCGGAAAACGTGGACAAGGTGATCGCCGCCGCCTTTGCCGAAATCAACAAGATGAAGACGGACGGGCCATCGGCGGCCGACCTGGAAAAGGTCAAGCTGAACTGGATCACGCGCCAGCAGAAATCCTTGCGAGAAAACAACTACTGGATGAATCAGTTGATGGGTTCGGTGACGCAGGGGCGCGACCCCGCGCACATCCTGCGCTACGAGCAGCGCGTGCGCGCCATCACGCCGCAAGCCGTCAAGCTGGCGGCGCAACGCTACCTGGACATGCACAATTATGTGCAGGTGGTGTTGTATCCGGAACGCAAAAATATTGCTGCCAAGTAA
- the ribB gene encoding 3,4-dihydroxy-2-butanone-4-phosphate synthase, whose translation MLVNSYTLLSNDLEGRIQSALAAMRAGIPVILLDDFDRENEADLILSAEKITHETMALLIRECSGIVCLCLPTDVVSALELPPMSSDNGSRYGTPFTVSIEARDGVTTGVSAADRVTTIRAAIAPDAKPADLVRPGHVFPLRAAPGGVLERRGHTEGSVDLSRMAGLNPAAVLCELMNPDGTMMRGDDIERFAELHGMPILTIEELVEWSSTREQ comes from the coding sequence ATGTTAGTCAACAGCTATACCCTGCTTTCCAACGACCTCGAAGGTCGCATTCAATCCGCCCTGGCCGCCATGCGCGCCGGCATCCCCGTCATCCTGCTCGACGATTTCGACCGTGAAAACGAAGCCGACCTGATCCTGTCTGCCGAAAAAATCACGCACGAAACCATGGCTCTGCTGATCCGCGAATGCAGCGGCATCGTCTGCCTGTGCCTGCCGACGGACGTCGTCAGCGCGCTGGAGTTGCCGCCCATGTCGTCCGACAATGGCAGCCGCTACGGCACGCCATTTACGGTGTCCATCGAGGCGCGCGACGGCGTCACGACGGGCGTGTCGGCCGCCGACAGGGTCACCACCATCCGCGCCGCCATCGCCCCGGACGCCAAGCCCGCCGACCTGGTGCGCCCCGGCCACGTGTTCCCCCTGCGCGCCGCGCCCGGCGGCGTGCTCGAGCGCCGCGGCCACACGGAAGGCTCCGTCGACCTGTCGCGCATGGCGGGCCTGAACCCGGCCGCCGTGCTGTGCGAACTGATGAACCCGGACGGCACCATGATGCGCGGCGACGATATCGAGCGCTTTGCCGAACTGCACGGCATGCCGATCCTCACCATCGAAGAACTGGTGGAATGGAGCAGCACGCGCGAGCAATAA